Proteins encoded in a region of the Culicoidibacter larvae genome:
- the efp gene encoding elongation factor P, with protein MISVNDFKTGVTIELDGNIFKVLEFQHVKPGKGAAFVRSKLRNLRSGAVIDHTFNAGIKVAKAHIDYITMQYSYASGSDYVFMNMDSYEMVEIPAKALEWEKNFLLEGMEVSVESYNGEIIGVTLPDKVTMEIVECDPAVAGNTATNANKNAVVSTGLQVKVPLFIENGEHIIVSTQDGRYVSRS; from the coding sequence ATGATTTCAGTTAATGATTTCAAAACCGGAGTAACAATTGAACTTGATGGAAATATTTTTAAAGTTCTTGAATTCCAACACGTAAAACCAGGTAAAGGAGCTGCCTTCGTTCGTTCGAAATTACGTAACTTACGTAGTGGTGCAGTTATTGATCATACATTTAATGCCGGAATCAAAGTTGCCAAAGCGCATATTGATTACATTACCATGCAATATTCTTATGCAAGCGGCAGTGATTATGTTTTCATGAATATGGATTCATATGAAATGGTTGAAATTCCAGCTAAAGCACTTGAATGGGAGAAAAACTTCTTGCTTGAAGGCATGGAAGTATCGGTAGAATCATATAATGGTGAAATTATCGGGGTTACTTTACCAGATAAAGTAACAATGGAAATTGTTGAATGCGATCCTGCAGTTGCCGGAAATACAGCAACGAATGCAAATAAGAATGCAGTAGTTTCAACTGGATTGCAAGTAAAAGTGCCACTGTTTATTGAAAACGGTGAGCATATTATTGTCAGCACTCAAGACGGACGCTACGTATCACGCAGCTAG
- a CDS encoding tyrosine-protein phosphatase has product MAYKDRINLDGTHNARDIGGYPTADNKTTKLKRFVRTDGLHDLTDDDVKKLLEYGVSVDIDLRGTDEVARTSDRLQSVPAIKYVNINLLGHIMDVIASGNGDVPKSLGDMYIATLKSGQEYFKQIFKLMLEDKNATVLFHCSAGKDRTGMVAAMLLMLAGVEEQTIIEDYAISARYLSPIMDQFSVENDASLSHFLNSDAENIKMFIDAINKDYGGIEAYLKLCGLRDEEITNLRASFVE; this is encoded by the coding sequence ATGGCTTATAAAGATAGAATTAACCTTGATGGCACTCATAATGCCCGTGATATTGGCGGTTATCCCACTGCGGATAACAAGACCACCAAGTTAAAGCGCTTTGTTCGTACTGACGGACTGCATGATTTAACTGATGATGATGTGAAGAAATTGTTGGAATACGGTGTGAGTGTGGATATTGATTTACGCGGCACTGATGAGGTGGCACGAACTTCAGATCGGCTTCAGTCCGTGCCGGCAATCAAATACGTCAACATTAACTTGCTAGGGCATATTATGGATGTCATCGCCAGCGGCAATGGTGACGTGCCCAAATCACTTGGTGATATGTATATTGCGACTTTAAAATCAGGACAAGAATATTTTAAACAGATTTTTAAACTGATGCTTGAAGATAAAAATGCAACAGTATTATTTCATTGCTCAGCCGGAAAAGACCGTACCGGTATGGTTGCGGCAATGTTATTGATGTTAGCCGGTGTTGAGGAACAAACGATTATTGAAGATTATGCTATCAGCGCCCGTTATTTATCTCCGATTATGGATCAATTTTCGGTTGAAAATGACGCCAGTTTGAGCCACTTTTTGAATTCAGATGCAGAAAATATCAAGATGTTTATTGATGCTATTAATAAAGATTATGGCGGAATTGAAGCATACCTGAAACTTTGTGGGCTTCGTGATGAAGAAATCACGAACTTACGCGCCAGTTTTGTTGAGTAA
- a CDS encoding type II 3-dehydroquinate dehydratase has protein sequence MKIFVINGPNINMTGIRNHAVYGYQTFDDLQLEIYDFAKRNNLDITIKQSNHEGLLIDWLQQAFFEEYDGIILNAGAFTHYSYALRDAVESIRPIPVIEVHMSDIYAREDFRKNSVLSDVCDASVVGKGFGSYIEALELLLDK, from the coding sequence ATGAAAATTTTTGTCATAAACGGACCTAATATTAATATGACGGGTATTCGTAATCATGCGGTATATGGCTACCAGACTTTTGATGATTTGCAACTGGAAATTTATGATTTTGCTAAGCGTAACAATCTGGATATCACAATCAAACAGAGCAATCATGAGGGTTTACTGATTGATTGGCTGCAACAAGCATTTTTTGAGGAATACGATGGCATAATATTAAATGCCGGCGCCTTTACGCATTATAGTTATGCATTGCGTGACGCGGTGGAGTCAATAAGACCAATTCCAGTCATTGAAGTACATATGAGTGATATTTATGCACGTGAAGATTTTCGTAAAAATTCGGTGCTGAGTGATGTTTGTGATGCTTCAGTCGTCGGTAAGGGATTTGGCAGTTATATTGAGGCTTTAGAGCTTTTATTAGATAAATAA
- a CDS encoding S8 family serine peptidase, with protein MIENLLINQKCKRFLKMASSVVLAIALVFSFGSSVFAVEPSSDVSGEKIDPAVLQYEGKNVSIIVELSETPTAFSEQPAAEATVDAEHREFVEEVEAVVADSVSDNGNYRSNSVPEKLEVVTLSETKAVFNSVAMIVPKSEVPAIAENSSVKYVWLNNSYHIEPNDVESFANETLYPNLSTLNVAGLHQEGLTGSGIKVAVLDTGIDYNHPDLASVYKGGWDFIDDDNDPMETTYVDWQASGRPEYSASGNSYYTSHGTHVAGTIAATESASVDYAALGVAPDVDLYAYRVLGPYGSGEDAGIVAAIEESYTQGMDVINLSLGDENPVEKSASSVAINNIARLGVVPVVSAGNSGPNYNTIGSPAVAPLAITVGASSSEFELPEYELFDNNNQDYSIRLFGQPFAGVDTLLGTSQQIVYAGLGKSEDFTGIDVNGKVALIKRGEIAFVDKAANAKANGAIAVIFYNNGSGKIDNYLGEASDFLPMFDMSGEEGTALTSVIADNQQITFGNQVNTHVMPGDTLASFSSRGGSNPSYFVKPEITAPGVSVLSTVPDYDGSSYDTAYGRKSGTSMAAPHVAGVVALMLQYANTQGVNLSVDDIRVQLMNSAVPLDQEYGVYATGAGRIDPYKAIHAETQIYSSATYSYYTGSDLSSATDTYRSAALQYGYTLSNETKTASLVFDNDTSTSKTYSLSLQSTTDAALDSSWQLSYDTTITVPANGSESMDVTIELNNDAPFGIYEGILEVTDSETNQVTRIPVAYVKKDDGVKLERLQPVASVLRKNNPFVQRVPVASVTFFAEVDEITLHVYQNNVSANAGETYLGSMPLITQEDELLAADKAYAFTWDGSYYDSSNQLQVAPEGSIRLEARAHATDNRQFSESIAMFIDNSAPELTLNNISLSSAHTIEIGEQTPVTTVDGKTYYQLSGKVSDSSYDQLNALGETNESGDAFSQGDNTVVLLDEGLSTIVDVPTVDNQGNFSLLIDKAEFDASNGMNYRLTAFDYFGSMNSLNSAASLQLVKGQSGGSSSGTNNNSGSEDITVLPQTGQSYFEAGVLGMILVIGGAVYILRKKDN; from the coding sequence ATGATAGAAAATTTATTAATTAACCAAAAATGTAAGCGCTTCCTAAAAATGGCTTCAAGTGTTGTTTTAGCAATTGCTTTGGTGTTCTCATTTGGTTCTTCAGTATTTGCGGTTGAGCCAAGCAGTGATGTTAGCGGTGAGAAGATTGATCCTGCAGTTTTGCAGTATGAGGGCAAAAACGTATCGATTATTGTTGAGTTGAGTGAAACGCCAACCGCGTTTAGTGAACAGCCGGCAGCAGAGGCAACCGTTGATGCAGAACATCGGGAATTTGTTGAAGAAGTTGAAGCTGTTGTTGCGGATAGTGTTAGTGATAATGGCAATTATCGGTCTAACAGTGTTCCCGAGAAGCTAGAGGTTGTTACTCTAAGCGAAACTAAGGCAGTCTTCAACAGTGTGGCAATGATTGTGCCTAAAAGTGAAGTGCCAGCAATTGCTGAGAACAGTTCAGTGAAGTATGTGTGGCTGAATAACAGCTATCATATTGAGCCTAACGATGTTGAGAGTTTTGCCAATGAAACCTTATATCCAAATCTTTCGACATTGAATGTAGCTGGTTTACATCAAGAAGGTTTGACCGGTTCGGGAATTAAGGTAGCGGTTTTAGATACCGGAATTGACTATAACCATCCGGATTTAGCGTCTGTTTACAAAGGTGGCTGGGATTTCATTGATGATGATAATGATCCTATGGAAACAACATACGTGGATTGGCAAGCAAGTGGCAGACCGGAGTATAGTGCCAGTGGCAATAGCTACTACACAAGCCATGGAACACATGTAGCTGGGACGATTGCGGCGACAGAATCAGCAAGTGTGGATTATGCAGCATTAGGTGTTGCGCCAGATGTAGATTTATATGCTTATCGTGTGCTTGGACCTTATGGCAGCGGCGAGGATGCGGGTATTGTAGCGGCAATTGAGGAGTCTTACACTCAAGGCATGGATGTTATCAATTTATCACTTGGTGATGAAAATCCGGTTGAAAAATCAGCTTCAAGTGTCGCAATTAACAACATAGCACGTTTAGGTGTTGTTCCGGTTGTATCTGCTGGCAATAGTGGTCCGAATTATAATACTATTGGTTCACCGGCAGTTGCACCATTAGCAATTACTGTTGGCGCTAGTTCAAGTGAATTTGAGTTACCGGAATATGAATTGTTTGATAATAATAATCAAGATTATTCAATTCGTTTGTTCGGACAACCATTTGCCGGTGTTGATACACTTTTGGGAACATCACAGCAAATCGTATATGCTGGATTAGGAAAAAGTGAAGATTTTACCGGAATAGATGTTAATGGTAAGGTAGCTCTGATTAAGCGAGGTGAAATTGCCTTTGTTGATAAGGCAGCGAATGCTAAGGCAAATGGCGCGATTGCGGTAATATTTTATAATAACGGCAGTGGCAAGATCGACAACTATCTTGGTGAAGCCAGTGATTTTTTGCCAATGTTTGATATGAGCGGTGAAGAAGGTACCGCATTAACATCAGTAATTGCTGACAATCAGCAAATAACTTTTGGTAATCAGGTGAATACACATGTAATGCCTGGTGACACTCTAGCAAGCTTTTCATCACGTGGCGGCTCAAATCCATCATATTTTGTAAAACCAGAAATTACTGCTCCTGGAGTGAGTGTTCTATCGACGGTTCCAGATTATGATGGCTCTAGTTATGACACAGCGTACGGTCGCAAAAGTGGAACTTCAATGGCGGCACCTCATGTAGCTGGTGTAGTTGCATTGATGCTACAATACGCAAACACTCAAGGCGTGAATTTGAGTGTTGATGATATACGCGTGCAACTTATGAATAGTGCGGTACCGCTTGATCAAGAGTATGGAGTTTATGCTACCGGAGCAGGAAGGATTGATCCGTATAAGGCAATTCATGCCGAAACGCAGATCTATTCATCGGCAACATATAGTTACTATACAGGCAGCGATTTAAGTTCAGCAACTGATACTTATCGCTCGGCAGCGTTGCAGTATGGCTATACATTAAGTAATGAGACTAAAACTGCAAGTCTGGTTTTTGATAATGATACTAGTACAAGTAAGACCTATAGTTTAAGTCTTCAGTCAACAACTGATGCTGCACTAGATAGTAGTTGGCAATTATCATACGATACAACTATTACCGTACCGGCAAATGGCAGTGAAAGTATGGATGTAACCATTGAATTGAATAATGATGCACCATTCGGCATTTATGAAGGAATTCTTGAGGTTACTGACAGTGAAACTAATCAAGTAACCAGAATTCCGGTTGCCTATGTGAAAAAGGACGATGGTGTGAAACTGGAACGGCTGCAACCAGTCGCATCAGTATTACGTAAGAACAATCCGTTTGTTCAGCGTGTTCCAGTAGCCAGTGTAACTTTCTTCGCTGAAGTTGATGAAATTACTCTGCATGTCTATCAAAACAATGTAAGTGCCAATGCCGGAGAAACATACTTAGGATCAATGCCATTAATTACCCAAGAAGATGAATTACTTGCAGCTGATAAGGCATATGCCTTTACTTGGGATGGTAGCTATTATGATAGTAGCAATCAGTTACAGGTAGCACCTGAGGGAAGTATACGCCTTGAAGCGCGTGCTCATGCAACTGATAATCGTCAGTTCAGTGAATCAATAGCAATGTTTATTGATAATTCAGCACCGGAACTAACTTTGAATAACATTTCACTATCAAGTGCGCATACAATTGAAATTGGTGAGCAGACACCGGTGACAACGGTGGATGGTAAAACGTACTATCAGTTAAGCGGAAAAGTTAGTGACAGCAGTTACGACCAACTGAATGCACTAGGTGAAACCAATGAAAGCGGTGATGCGTTTTCACAAGGAGATAATACCGTAGTGCTTTTAGATGAAGGTTTATCAACCATTGTCGATGTGCCAACGGTTGATAATCAAGGAAACTTTAGTTTGCTCATCGATAAAGCCGAATTTGATGCTAGCAATGGTATGAATTATCGCTTAACTGCTTTTGACTATTTTGGTTCTATGAATAGTCTAAATAGTGCGGCATCATTGCAATTAGTAAAAGGACAGAGCGGTGGCTCATCAAGTGGAACTAATAACAACAGCGGAAGTGAGGACATCACGGTATTGCCGCAAACCGGTCAAAGTTATTTTGAAGCGGGAGTGCTGGGAATGATTTTAGTCATTGGCGGCGCAGTATATATTTTACGCAAAAAAGATAATTAA
- a CDS encoding M24 family metallopeptidase: MRIKTIQEILAEKNLDALLVASDSNRQYLSGFSGSSGALVVTRTDSYLITDSRYTTQATSQTAPFGVEVVQHNGPMALDIELVLQKHGVKTLGFEAEHVDYATYLNWDKQFSAELIATTELVERVRMIKDAEELKLMDKAVEIIEDTYLHVLDFAKAGMRELDVALEAEFYMRKLGASGTSFDTIVASGWRGSLPHGAASDKVIEDGDLVTLDFGAVYQSYCSDMTRTFAVGTPRSEKLVDIYNIVLKSQLAGCDAVAQGLSGAAVDKVVRDIITDAGYGEYFGHGTGHAVGMDVHENPRVSPAGETILEPGMVVTIEPGIYIPELGGIRIEDMILVTADGNRNMMKKAPKELRII, translated from the coding sequence ATGAGAATTAAAACAATTCAAGAGATTTTAGCAGAAAAAAATTTGGACGCTTTACTTGTGGCAAGTGATAGCAATCGTCAGTATTTAAGTGGTTTTAGCGGTTCGTCTGGGGCTTTAGTGGTTACCCGTACAGATAGTTATTTAATTACTGATTCACGCTATACAACGCAAGCAACAAGTCAAACGGCACCATTCGGTGTAGAAGTTGTTCAACATAATGGACCGATGGCCTTGGATATTGAGTTAGTATTACAAAAACATGGTGTTAAGACTTTAGGTTTTGAAGCAGAACATGTTGATTATGCGACTTATCTTAATTGGGATAAACAATTTAGTGCTGAGTTGATTGCGACTACAGAATTAGTTGAACGCGTGCGCATGATTAAAGATGCTGAAGAATTAAAATTGATGGATAAAGCAGTTGAAATTATTGAAGATACTTATTTACATGTATTGGATTTTGCAAAAGCCGGAATGCGTGAGCTTGATGTGGCTTTAGAAGCTGAATTCTATATGCGTAAACTTGGTGCTTCTGGAACTTCGTTTGATACGATTGTTGCCAGCGGATGGCGCGGAAGTTTGCCGCATGGTGCTGCCAGCGACAAAGTAATTGAAGATGGTGATTTGGTTACCCTTGATTTTGGGGCGGTATACCAAAGTTATTGTTCAGATATGACGCGTACTTTTGCGGTTGGAACACCACGCAGTGAAAAATTAGTTGATATTTATAATATTGTTTTAAAATCACAGCTTGCCGGTTGCGATGCAGTTGCTCAAGGGTTGAGTGGTGCGGCCGTGGATAAAGTTGTTCGTGATATTATTACTGATGCCGGATATGGTGAATACTTTGGTCATGGAACCGGACATGCTGTTGGCATGGATGTTCATGAGAATCCACGGGTAAGCCCAGCCGGAGAGACTATTTTGGAACCAGGAATGGTAGTTACCATTGAACCGGGGATTTATATTCCGGAATTAGGCGGTATTCGTATCGAGGATATGATTTTAGTAACTGCTGATGGAAACCGCAATATGATGAAAAAAGCACCTAAAGAACTTCGCATTATCTAA